In the Blochmannia endosymbiont of Camponotus sp. genome, AAAAACAATATCAAAAAAAATACAAAATTTTAGTTATATCATCGGATCTATTATGCTCATATTAATAATGTGCTTAGCATGTTTTAACGATCTATCCAGATTATGATAATACAAATACAATTGAATTAAAAAGATTAAAATAATAATAATGTGATGAAAATAATATTTATAGTATTATTATTAGTGATTAGTGACATTGCATACAACGCTGATTGTATCGTAAACAAAATTCATTTTGACGGACTAAAAAGAATTTCTGCAAATACAGTATTGTTTAACTTACCCTTAAAAATTGGAGCCATTATTAATGATGAAGATATTGCAAATAGTATCAAAACGCTGTTTTCTACAGGAAATTTTGAAGAAATTAACATATCTAACGATGAAAAAGGAGTGATTATAATTCAGGTAAAAGAACGTCCAATTATTGATAACATTAATTTTTATGGAAATAAAATAATTAAAGAAGACGTAATAAAAAATGTATTAAATGAAAAAAAAATACAACCAGGGCAACCATTTAACGAGTTTTATATTTTTGAAGTAAAAAAAGAATTGGAAAACTTATACCATAATTTCGGTAAATTTACGGCTACAATCAAAACTGTAGTTATGCCTCTATCAAGAAACCGGGTTAATTTACAAATAATGTTTACCGAAGGTAAAACCGCTAAAGTGCAACAAATCAATATTTTTGGTAATCATGTTTTCGGTACAAAACAACTGCTATCACAATTTAAGTTATACAGAAAAATTAAATGGTGGAATATATTATCTTGTCAAAGATATCAAAAACAAAAATTATTTCATGATTTAGATGCACTGTATAATTTTTATGTAAACCATGGTTATGCTAAATTCCATATTGATGAAACACAAATCGATTTTACACCAGATAAAAAAAATATTTGTCTATCTTTATATATTACTGAAGGCATACAATATTCATTTGATTCTTTAGAACTATATGGAAATATATTAGATTATTTCCATAATATTAAGGAATATATGAAAATTTCTTCTGGAGAATTATATAATAGTAATCAAATTCAAGAAATTGAATATAAAATACGATATTTGCTAAGCAAACATGGTTATATTCAACCTATCATATCAATAGAGCCTAAAATCGATGACAGTAAGAAAAAAATAAAATTATGTGTATATGTTGATGTAGGACATCATTTTTATATACGTGAAATACGCTGTGAAGGTAATAATATTACTAAAGACGAAGTAATTCGAAGAGAAATACATCAAACAGAACAAATGCAATTAGATTATACTCGTATAATTCAAGATCAAAACCGGCTTAAACGCCTTGGTTATTTTAAAACTGTAAATACTCATATAGAGTATGTTCCAAATACGTTAAATCAAATTGATATTATTTATAAAATTGAAGAACACAATACTGGTAATCTAAATTTAAGTGTCGGATTTGGAACAGAGAGCGGTATGAATTTACAGTTTGGAATGTATCAAGAGAATATATTAGGCTCAGGAAATACTATATCTATTGTCAGTACCAAAAATCATTATCAAACTTACTCCGAAATATCAGCTTTAAAACCTTACTGTAACATTAATAATATTAGCATAGGCGGGAAAATATTTCATAACAATTTAAATACTAATAATACAGGATTATCAGATTATCATTTAAAAAATTGTGGAATTAACATTAATTATTTATATCCAATTATTAAATACAATACATTTAATATAGGATTAAATTATGCATCTAATCATCTAAGCAAAATAGCCCCTCAAGTAGCAATATGTCGTTATCTAACATCTACAAAAATTAATCCAACAACTCCAACTAATAATAAAATTTTTAATAATACTATCAATTTTAACACAAATGATTTTTTATTAGCCTCAGGATGGACTTTTAACAACACTAATCACGCCTATTTTCCTACGAATGGTATGCATGCTAATGTATCCAGTACATTAGCATTACCTGGTTCTGACAATCAATATTATAAAATTATAATTAATAGCAAGAAATATATACCTTTAGATCAAAATTGTAATTGGATATTAATGAGTTCCATACATGCTGGTTATGCGGGAAGTATACATAGAAAAGAAAGTCCCTTTTATGATAA is a window encoding:
- the bamA gene encoding outer membrane protein assembly factor BamA: MKIIFIVLLLVISDIAYNADCIVNKIHFDGLKRISANTVLFNLPLKIGAIINDEDIANSIKTLFSTGNFEEINISNDEKGVIIIQVKERPIIDNINFYGNKIIKEDVIKNVLNEKKIQPGQPFNEFYIFEVKKELENLYHNFGKFTATIKTVVMPLSRNRVNLQIMFTEGKTAKVQQINIFGNHVFGTKQLLSQFKLYRKIKWWNILSCQRYQKQKLFHDLDALYNFYVNHGYAKFHIDETQIDFTPDKKNICLSLYITEGIQYSFDSLELYGNILDYFHNIKEYMKISSGELYNSNQIQEIEYKIRYLLSKHGYIQPIISIEPKIDDSKKKIKLCVYVDVGHHFYIREIRCEGNNITKDEVIRREIHQTEQMQLDYTRIIQDQNRLKRLGYFKTVNTHIEYVPNTLNQIDIIYKIEEHNTGNLNLSVGFGTESGMNLQFGMYQENILGSGNTISIVSTKNHYQTYSEISALKPYCNINNISIGGKIFHNNLNTNNTGLSDYHLKNCGININYLYPIIKYNTFNIGLNYASNHLSKIAPQVAICRYLTSTKINPTTPTNNKIFNNTINFNTNDFLLASGWTFNNTNHAYFPTNGMHANVSSTLALPGSDNQYYKIIINSKKYIPLDQNCNWILMSSIHAGYAGSIHRKESPFYDNFYAGGIGTIRGFRLNSIGPKAAYYHSSYSEKNYATCSIQNSQDSVGGNATTLFKAELIIPITFFDVQYSDIARVSLFLDTGTVWDTFWKNTEATQRAGIVDYSIPSNIRMSGGMALKWMSPVGPIIFSYSKLIKKYFGDIEEPFQFSIGKTW